The stretch of DNA GCGGCGGTCCGGCTCGGCCTGGGGCTCGTCACCCTGGTGGCCGTGCTGGCCCCCGTGGGCCTCCTGCTCGCCGGAGGTGCGCTGCGGCTCCTCTCCCTCCGGTAGCCCCACCAAAACGGGGCGGGCGCTGCCGCCCGCCCCGAAGGTTCCCCGCTGCGCGTCACCTGTGCTCAGCCCGCCGGCACCGCCGCCACCTGCTGACTGGTGGCCTTGAAGAACTGGCTCACCCCGGCCCCGGTCTTCGTGGTGTCCTTGAGCACCTTGCCCGCCACCTCGAACCCCGCGAAGGCGTCGCCGATGAGCGAGAACGCCTTGGTCGCGCCGAAGCGGATGCGGTGCACGTCCACCAGAAAGGGCCGGCCGCTCTGGGCCTCGTTCAAGCCCTCGAAGAAGAGCCCGTACTCCTTGGCGGCGGCCGTGAGGGCCTCGATCACGTCCTCCACCCCGTAGCCGTAGGCCACGTGCAGGGTCTGCCCCGGGGTGATGTCGCCGCCGGCCAGCACGAAGATGCCGCCGGGGCGCACCTCGTAGTCGGTGCCCGCCACGAAGGTGGTGCCGCCCGCGGCCCCCTCGAAGTCGTTCTTCACCACCACGTCCACCGGGCCCGCGTGCGCCAGCCGGGTGAGCCGGCCCGGGTAGCCCGTCACCACCTCGTCGGCCACCGTGCCCGCGTTCACCCCGGTGGTGGAGCCGTAGAGCATCAGCGCCACGTTCTCCGCCTTGAGCTCGTGCAGCGTCATCGTGGCCGTCACGCCCTTGACCCGGCGCACCTCGTTCAACACGCCGCCGCCGGGCGAGGTGTAGTCCCGGAGCTCGATCGCGTCTTCCTCCACGCTGAACTCGAGCTTCGAGACGTTGCCCACCTCCAGCAGGCCCGCCGGGGTGCTGTTGTCCTTGATGTAGACCTTGCCCGCGCCGATGTAGGAATAGTCCATGGTCGTCTCCTGTCGTCTGACACGTCCGACCCGTCCGACAGGTCAGACTACGGTTGCCCTCGCGTCACCACCCGGGTCGTGAAGGCCAGGGGGAAGTAGCCGTACCCCTTGCTGAACCCCGGCCGCGGGCCGGGGGCCAGCTTCAGCGGCTGGTGCTCCGCGCTCGGCCGCCAGCCCTGCAGGGCGGCCAGCACGTCGGCGCACAGCTCGCCGGCCGTCTCGCGGGCGTGCTCGCCGGTCTTGGGGGTGCGCAGGTTGCGCACCGCCACCACCGCGATCCACACCTGCTCGCTCTCCTGCACCCGCCCCTCGTCGCGCTCCTGCGTGGGCCGGTACCCCCCGAACACCACGTGCACCGCCGGGGTCACCTGCGCCGACTCCGCCACCCCGTCCAGGTCTGCCGCCGAGAGCACCGCCTTGACGCCGGCGACCTTGGATTGCAGGCGGGCGACGATCAGGGCTTCGGCGCTGAGGTAGTTCTGCATCTTTCCAGCCCCTGACCTCTGGTCCCTGGCCCCCGCCTTAGTACCGGTCCAGCACGTCGCGCCCGAACAGCCGGTCCGCGTCCGTCTTGTTCGTGGCCGCGCTTCCGGTGGCCTTCGCCGGGGGCGCGGCGATCCCCAGGGCGATCTCCCCGGCGGCGATCCTCTCCAAGAGCTTCACCGCTGCCTTGTGCCGGGCCTCCACCGCGTCGTCGTGCAGTTGGCGCCGACCGAAGAGATGCCACACCGCCAGGTCGATCACGATGCGGGTCAGCAGGCGCGGCACCGAAGGCAGGGGCAGGGGGTACACCGCCTGCACGTACGCGTCGGCCTCGGCCTCGGCGTCGGCGATCGCCTCCTCGAGCACCGCCGCGTCGGCCTCTCCCGTGCCCGCATCGTCGGTGAGCTGCGCCTGGTGCTCCTCGGAGAGGCCCCGCAGGAGCAGCTCGGGGGTGACGTAGCGGCCCATGGGCTAGAGGACGTCTGCCCAGACCACGCAGTCGGGCCGGTACAGGATCGGCAGAGGCCGCGCCTCGGCCTTCACCCAGCGGCCCGAGGGCTCCTCCTCCTCCCAGCTCTTCGAGAAGAACACCTCGGCCGGCAGCGCGTTGC from Thermodesulfobacteriota bacterium encodes:
- a CDS encoding DUF1320 domain-containing protein encodes the protein MGRYVTPELLLRGLSEEHQAQLTDDAGTGEADAAVLEEAIADAEAEADAYVQAVYPLPLPSVPRLLTRIVIDLAVWHLFGRRQLHDDAVEARHKAAVKLLERIAAGEIALGIAAPPAKATGSAATNKTDADRLFGRDVLDRY